ATGAATGCCTTGATGGGGTTTGCCCTGACGCTTTAGCTGTCAGACTTTTTCAGGTAGATCATGCCCTCCGGATCAACCATGCCATAGAGAATGGCGACAAGCCGATCCTGGTCGTCAAATTCGTGTATTTCAACATGCACAGCCTCCTGCTTGGAGACCTGTTTGCCTGCATCGTTCTTGAAGTAGAAGACCGCCCTAACGCCGCCATGCGGAGTTTCGCCGATGAACAGATAGGTGCCGTCACTCTGTTCGTCGAGAGCGCAACCGGGCTGGCTGGACTCGATGGGACAGCTTGCGCACTGGGAATAGAACCCCTCTTCGGATTCTGCAAAATCGCAAACAGGAAATTTCATGACGGTTTCTCTTTTTCTGTTGGCTGCTTTGAATGCGGCTCAATATAAGAAGACTTTGATATATTGCGGCAGATTCAAAGTCATCCGATGTACCGGGCCGCTGTCCGGCCAACCAACAGTATCGCGCACATGTTAGCCAAACGCATCATACCCTGCCTTGACGTCCGCGACGGACGGGTGGTTAAAGGCATCAACTTCGAAGGCCTCAGGGATGCCGGTTCGATTCTCGAACAGGCCCGCTTTTATAACAATGAAATGGCCGACGAGCTGGTCTTTCTCGACATCTCCGCGTCGCTGGAATCAAGAAGGACAACCCTCGAAGAGGTACTGAAAGTTTCAGGCGAGGTGTTCATTCCGCTCACGGTCGGCGGCGGTATCAGCTCGGTCGAGCGGGCGCACGACGCGTTCCTGCACGGCGCGGACAAGGTGTCGGTCAACACCGCCGCCGTCAGCGAGCCGGAGTTGATCTCGCGCATCGCCGAAAAGTTCGGCTCGCAGGCGGTGGTGGTGGCGATTGATGTGAAAAAGGTCGATGGGCGGTACATCGTTCATACTCATTCGGGCAAAAAGCCGACGGAGTACGAAGCGGTTGAATGGGCACACAAGGTGCAGGAACTCGGCGCGGGCGAGATTCTCCTGACCAGCATGGATCGCGACGGCACGCAGGAGGGCTACGACAACGAAATTCTCAAAATGATCTCGACCACCGTACACATTCCGGTGATCGCCTCCGGCGGCGCAGGCAACCTCGAACATCTCTACCGGGGATTTACGGATGGCCACGCCGACGCTGCGCTCGCGGCCTCGATCTTCCACTTCCGCACCTACTCGATCCGGCAGGCCAAGGAGTACCTGCGCGAACGGGGAATCACGGTCAGGCTCTGAACCTCCGCATACGTAGCGATCGGCCCGGTCGCGACTCCCGGCTTATGAGACAGCTTCTCTTGCGTGGCGCAACATGCGGGAAAACGCTATTTCGGCATGACGTCCATTACGCCATTTCAGTGGTCAGAAAGTCGTAGAGTGAGGCGGGTCAGAAGCACGGGAACGAAGCACAATGCAATACCGGCGCAGTCGGCAAGAAAATCCGACACATCGGAGCTGCGCCACGGGAGAAAAGACTGAATCCATTCAATGAAAATCCCGAAACCCAAAAGAAAAAGCAGCTTTGGCAGGAGTGATTTCAGGCCCGGAAACGATATTTCCGTGAGCATGGTCAATGCAAAAAATGCCGCTGCGTGAAGAACCTTGTCACCGTAATCCATCCTTGGTGGCAGAATCGGGTGATGTATTGTCGCTTCATACAGGGTAAAACCGATCGCAAGAGCAAGTAAAATC
The nucleotide sequence above comes from Chlorobaculum tepidum TLS. Encoded proteins:
- the hisF gene encoding imidazole glycerol phosphate synthase subunit HisF, which encodes MLAKRIIPCLDVRDGRVVKGINFEGLRDAGSILEQARFYNNEMADELVFLDISASLESRRTTLEEVLKVSGEVFIPLTVGGGISSVERAHDAFLHGADKVSVNTAAVSEPELISRIAEKFGSQAVVVAIDVKKVDGRYIVHTHSGKKPTEYEAVEWAHKVQELGAGEILLTSMDRDGTQEGYDNEILKMISTTVHIPVIASGGAGNLEHLYRGFTDGHADAALAASIFHFRTYSIRQAKEYLRERGITVRL
- a CDS encoding VanZ family protein; translated protein: MLLTPSEKITREYNRLWIVSIARILLALAIGFTLYEATIHHPILPPRMDYGDKVLHAAAFFALTMLTEISFPGLKSLLPKLLFLLGFGIFIEWIQSFLPWRSSDVSDFLADCAGIALCFVPVLLTRLTLRLSDH